The Streptomyces albofaciens JCM 4342 genome has a segment encoding these proteins:
- the gatA gene encoding Asp-tRNA(Asn)/Glu-tRNA(Gln) amidotransferase subunit GatA has protein sequence MADLIKLTAAEIAAKIAAGEVTAVEVTEAHLARIEAVDEKVHAFLHVDREGALAQARAVDAKRERGEKLGPLAGVPLALKDIFTTEGVPTTVGSKILEGWLPPYDATLTKKLKAADVVILGKTNMDEFAMGSSTENSAYGPTGNPWDLTRIPGGSGGGSSAALAAYEAPLAIGTDTGGSIRQPAAVTGTVGVKPTYGAVSRYGMVAFSSSLDQGGPCARTVLDAALLHEVIAGHDELDSTSIDAPVPPVVEAARNGDVKGMRIGVVKEFSGEGYQAGVMQRFNESVELLRELGAEIVEISCPSFDMALAAYYLIAPSECSSNLARFDAMRYGLRVGDDGTRSAEDVTALTREAGFGPEVKRRVMLGTYALSSGYYDAYYGSAQKVRTLITRDFEKAFEQVDVLVSPTTPTTAFPIGERADDPMAMYLADLCTIPTNLAGNAAMSLPCGLAPEDGLPVGLQIIAPAMADDRLYKVGAAVEAAFTARWGHPLLEEAPSL, from the coding sequence ATGGCAGATCTGATCAAGCTCACGGCCGCCGAGATCGCGGCCAAGATCGCCGCCGGTGAGGTCACCGCCGTCGAGGTCACCGAGGCGCACCTGGCCCGTATCGAGGCCGTCGACGAGAAGGTGCACGCCTTCCTGCACGTGGACCGCGAGGGCGCGCTCGCCCAGGCCCGAGCCGTGGACGCCAAGCGCGAGCGCGGCGAGAAGCTCGGCCCGCTGGCCGGTGTGCCGCTCGCGCTGAAGGACATCTTCACCACGGAGGGCGTTCCCACCACCGTCGGCTCCAAGATCCTCGAAGGCTGGCTGCCGCCGTACGACGCGACGCTGACCAAGAAGCTCAAGGCCGCCGACGTCGTCATCCTCGGCAAGACCAACATGGACGAGTTCGCCATGGGGTCCTCCACCGAGAACAGCGCCTACGGCCCGACCGGCAACCCCTGGGACCTCACCCGCATCCCCGGCGGCTCCGGCGGCGGCTCCTCCGCCGCCCTCGCCGCCTACGAGGCCCCGCTCGCCATCGGCACGGACACCGGCGGCTCGATCCGCCAGCCCGCCGCCGTCACCGGCACCGTCGGCGTCAAGCCCACCTACGGCGCGGTCTCCCGCTACGGCATGGTGGCGTTCTCCTCGTCCCTCGACCAGGGCGGGCCCTGCGCCCGTACGGTCCTGGACGCGGCCCTGCTGCACGAGGTGATCGCCGGCCACGACGAGCTGGACTCGACCTCCATCGACGCGCCGGTCCCGCCGGTCGTCGAGGCGGCCCGCAACGGCGACGTCAAGGGCATGCGCATCGGCGTCGTCAAGGAGTTCTCCGGCGAGGGCTACCAGGCCGGCGTCATGCAGCGCTTCAACGAGTCCGTGGAGCTGCTGCGCGAGCTGGGCGCGGAGATCGTGGAGATCTCCTGCCCGTCCTTCGACATGGCGCTCGCCGCGTACTACCTGATCGCGCCGTCCGAGTGCTCCTCGAACCTGGCCCGCTTCGACGCCATGCGCTACGGCCTGCGGGTCGGCGACGACGGCACCCGGTCGGCCGAGGACGTCACCGCGCTGACCCGCGAGGCCGGTTTCGGCCCCGAGGTCAAGCGCCGCGTGATGCTCGGCACGTACGCCCTCAGCTCCGGCTACTACGACGCGTACTACGGGTCCGCCCAGAAGGTGCGCACGCTCATCACCCGGGACTTCGAGAAGGCCTTCGAGCAGGTCGACGTGCTGGTCTCGCCGACCACGCCCACCACTGCCTTCCCGATCGGCGAGCGCGCCGACGACCCGATGGCGATGTACCTCGCCGACCTGTGCACGATCCCGACCAACCTGGCAGGCAACGCGGCCATGTCGCTGCCCTGCGGCCTGGCTCCCGAGGACGGGCTGCCGGTGGGTCTGCAGATCATCGCTCCTGCCATGGCCGACGACCGGCTCTACAAGGTCGGTGCCGCGGTCGAGGCCGCGTTCACCGCCCGTTGGGGGCACCCGCTGCTTGAGGAGGCACCGTCCCTGTGA
- the gatB gene encoding Asp-tRNA(Asn)/Glu-tRNA(Gln) amidotransferase subunit GatB, whose protein sequence is MTVTELVSYEDALATYDPVMGLEVHVELGTKTKMFCGCSTALGADANSQTCPTCLGMPGSLPVVNAVGVESAIKIGLALNCSIAEWCRFARKNYFYPDMPKNFQTSQYDEPIAFDGYLDVQLEDGEVFRVEIERAHMEEDTGKSTHVGGATGRIHGASHSLLDYNRAGIPLIEIVTKPIQGAGERAPEVAKAYVAELRELIKALGVSEARMEMGQMRCDVNLSLRPKGTEKFGTRSETKNVNSLRSVERAARFEIQRHAAVLSSGGTIIQETRHFHEEDGSTTPGRVKEEAEDYRYFPEPDLVPVAPSREWVEELRQGLPELPRVRRNRLREEWGVSEHDMQSILNAGAVDLIVATIEAGADSAAARKWWMGELARRANEDGVELAALPITPEQVARVAALVAEGSLNDKLARQTIEGVLAGEGDPDTVVEKRGLKVVSDEGALGKAVDEAIESNAAIADKIRGGKVAAAGALVGAVMKATRGQADAARVRELILEKLGVEG, encoded by the coding sequence GTGACCGTCACTGAACTGGTGTCGTACGAGGACGCGCTGGCCACCTACGACCCCGTGATGGGTCTTGAGGTGCACGTCGAACTCGGCACCAAGACCAAGATGTTCTGCGGGTGCTCGACCGCCCTGGGCGCCGACGCCAACTCGCAGACCTGCCCCACCTGCCTCGGCATGCCCGGCTCGCTGCCGGTCGTCAACGCGGTCGGCGTCGAGTCCGCGATCAAGATCGGCCTGGCGCTGAACTGCTCCATCGCCGAATGGTGCCGCTTCGCCCGGAAGAACTACTTCTATCCGGACATGCCGAAGAACTTCCAGACGTCGCAGTACGACGAGCCCATCGCCTTCGACGGGTACCTGGACGTCCAGCTGGAGGACGGCGAGGTCTTCCGCGTGGAGATCGAGCGCGCCCACATGGAGGAGGACACCGGCAAGTCGACGCACGTCGGCGGCGCCACCGGCCGCATCCACGGCGCGTCCCACTCCCTCCTGGACTACAACCGCGCCGGCATCCCGCTCATCGAGATCGTCACCAAGCCCATCCAGGGCGCGGGCGAGCGGGCCCCCGAGGTCGCCAAGGCGTACGTCGCCGAGCTGCGTGAGCTGATCAAGGCGCTGGGCGTGTCCGAGGCCCGCATGGAGATGGGCCAGATGCGCTGCGACGTCAACCTCTCGCTGCGCCCCAAGGGCACCGAGAAGTTCGGCACCCGCTCCGAGACGAAGAACGTCAACTCGCTGCGGTCGGTCGAGCGCGCCGCGCGCTTCGAGATCCAGCGGCACGCGGCCGTGCTCTCCTCGGGCGGCACCATCATCCAGGAGACCCGCCACTTCCACGAGGAGGACGGCTCCACCACCCCCGGCCGGGTTAAGGAGGAGGCGGAGGACTACCGCTACTTCCCCGAGCCCGACCTGGTCCCGGTGGCCCCCTCCCGCGAGTGGGTCGAGGAGCTGCGCCAGGGCCTGCCCGAGCTGCCGCGCGTACGCCGCAACCGGCTGCGCGAGGAGTGGGGCGTCTCCGAGCACGACATGCAGTCGATCCTCAACGCCGGCGCCGTGGACCTGATCGTCGCCACCATCGAGGCCGGCGCGGACTCCGCCGCCGCCCGCAAGTGGTGGATGGGCGAACTGGCCCGCCGCGCCAACGAGGACGGCGTCGAGCTCGCCGCCCTGCCCATCACCCCGGAGCAGGTCGCGCGGGTGGCGGCGCTGGTCGCCGAGGGCTCCCTCAACGACAAGCTGGCCCGCCAGACCATCGAGGGCGTCCTCGCGGGCGAAGGCGACCCGGACACCGTCGTCGAGAAGCGCGGCCTGAAGGTCGTCTCCGACGAGGGCGCGCTGGGCAAGGCCGTGGACGAGGCCATCGAGTCCAACGCCGCCATCGCCGACAAGATCCGCGGCGGCAAGGTGGCCGCGGCCGGCGCCCTGGTCGGCGCGGTCATGAAGGCCACCCGCGGCCAGGCCGACGCGGCCCGGGTCCGCGAGCTGATCCTGGAGAAGCTGGGCGTCGAGGGCTGA
- a CDS encoding helix-turn-helix domain-containing protein, translating to MSTAGQRVKEVRKRRGLSQRELADASGVSLSSIRKLEQGERETARLETLRKLAHALRVPTMRLAGGPNPEDAGADTVDRWAAVREALVRPPVAPGLNDEPPTVSGIRDSLREAAPLFAHDQYTALAVLLPSLLRDAEALGSEGRAVRVRLLQLAGWLMVQTRQFTAAETALERALDDSADRMEGAATVNTLCWLLLRQGELGKAYDLAVKWADETEPRVSRATPAELSTWGWMLLRVSAAAVRNSQPGDAEDALKFATAAAVALGREHAPNNDFLRTFGPTTVKLKAAENAGVIDRPDMVLRIAERVPVFSLKPTSNNRNRHLLDVADAYAKTGEYAEAFGKLEQIRSDSPEWLPNQRYARDILGRVVRGRRTLTADMRTMADVVGLPL from the coding sequence ATGAGCACTGCGGGGCAGAGGGTCAAAGAAGTCCGCAAGCGTCGCGGGCTGTCACAACGTGAACTGGCCGATGCGTCGGGAGTCTCGCTCTCGTCCATCCGGAAGCTCGAACAAGGCGAGCGGGAAACTGCTCGCCTGGAGACACTGCGCAAGCTCGCACACGCGCTGAGGGTGCCGACGATGCGCCTGGCCGGCGGACCGAACCCGGAGGATGCCGGCGCCGACACAGTGGATCGCTGGGCGGCCGTCCGGGAAGCGCTGGTACGTCCCCCCGTCGCACCGGGGCTGAACGACGAGCCGCCGACCGTCAGCGGAATACGCGACTCCCTCCGCGAGGCAGCTCCCCTCTTCGCCCACGACCAGTACACGGCACTGGCGGTACTGCTGCCGTCCCTGCTGCGGGACGCCGAAGCGCTCGGCTCGGAGGGCCGGGCAGTAAGGGTGCGGCTCTTGCAGCTCGCCGGGTGGCTCATGGTTCAGACCCGGCAGTTCACGGCCGCCGAGACAGCCCTTGAACGCGCCCTGGACGACTCGGCCGACCGCATGGAAGGTGCGGCCACAGTCAACACGCTGTGCTGGCTGCTGCTGCGCCAGGGTGAGTTGGGCAAGGCGTACGACCTGGCCGTGAAGTGGGCCGACGAGACCGAACCCCGGGTGTCCCGCGCGACTCCGGCAGAGCTGAGCACCTGGGGCTGGATGCTGCTCCGCGTGTCCGCTGCCGCCGTCCGGAACTCGCAGCCGGGCGACGCCGAGGACGCCTTGAAGTTCGCCACGGCGGCAGCCGTCGCCCTCGGACGCGAGCATGCCCCGAACAACGACTTCCTCCGTACGTTCGGGCCGACCACGGTCAAGCTCAAGGCCGCCGAGAACGCCGGTGTGATCGACCGGCCCGACATGGTGCTCCGCATCGCCGAGCGGGTGCCGGTCTTCAGCCTCAAGCCCACGTCGAACAACCGGAACCGGCACTTGCTGGACGTGGCCGACGCCTACGCCAAAACGGGTGAATACGCCGAGGCGTTCGGCAAGCTGGAGCAGATCCGTTCCGACAGCCCCGAATGGCTGCCGAATCAGCGCTATGCCCGTGACATCCTCGGCCGGGTGGTCCGGGGGCGCCGGACGTTGACGGCGGACATGCGGACGATGGCCGACGTGGTGGGCCTGCCGCTCTAG
- the gatC gene encoding Asp-tRNA(Asn)/Glu-tRNA(Gln) amidotransferase subunit GatC produces the protein MPGITREEVAHLARLARLELKDEELDHFAGQLDDIIGAVARVSEVADQDVPPTSHPLPLTNVMRPDVVRPSLTPEQALSGAPAQEQQRFKVPQILGEE, from the coding sequence ATGCCTGGCATCACGCGCGAGGAGGTCGCCCACCTCGCCCGGCTGGCGCGCTTGGAGCTGAAGGACGAAGAGCTCGATCACTTCGCCGGACAGCTCGACGACATCATTGGCGCGGTCGCCCGCGTCTCCGAGGTCGCCGACCAAGACGTACCGCCGACCTCCCACCCGCTGCCCCTGACCAACGTCATGCGCCCGGACGTGGTCCGGCCGTCGCTGACGCCCGAGCAGGCGCTGTCCGGCGCCCCGGCCCAGGAGCAGCAGCGTTTCAAGGTGCCGCAGATCCTGGGGGAGGAGTGA
- a CDS encoding FAD-dependent oxidoreductase, with translation MAEVKRRTLLAGAAALGGTAAAVATPGIAAAAPAAPGAAAASPAPVTLGPDDPRYSSLTRRGSNSRFVGKPERVHVVRTTGQVVAAVQQAVRDGKRIAVRSGGHCFENFVDDPSVRVLIDTSPMRAVRYDTARRAFAVEPGALLGEVYRALFLGWGVSIPAGATAEVGVGGHVLGGGYGTLSRRYGLSVDHLYAVEVVVVDRSGRARSVVATRDPKDPNHDLWWAHTGGGGGNFGIVTCYWFRDPAAEGDDPARLLPKAPASVLSFIATWNWKDLDERAFARLVRNHNTWYQHNSAPDSSYADLFSVLMLNTRNTGTLTLVGHLDATTPDTERRMRAYVDAVGRGTGAKPDIRHHVRPWLEAVALVQESEPAPFKVKCGYLRKGYTDRQITALHRHLAGPASENISGSLWLVSYGGKVNTVAPDATAVAQRDSILKAIYMTGWEGEEAAGAKPLAWLRAFYRDVYADTGGVPVPGEVSDGSFINYPDRDLADPHQNTSGVPWHTIYYKDNYPRLQRVKARWDPRNEFRHGLSVRLPG, from the coding sequence ATGGCCGAAGTGAAGCGCCGGACCCTGCTCGCGGGCGCGGCGGCGCTCGGCGGCACGGCCGCGGCCGTGGCGACGCCGGGCATCGCGGCAGCCGCGCCCGCCGCCCCCGGGGCCGCCGCCGCTTCCCCGGCTCCCGTCACCCTCGGCCCGGACGACCCGCGCTACTCCTCCCTCACCCGCCGCGGCAGCAACAGCCGTTTCGTCGGCAAGCCCGAGCGCGTCCACGTCGTGCGCACCACCGGACAGGTCGTCGCCGCCGTACAGCAGGCCGTACGGGACGGCAAGCGCATCGCCGTACGCAGCGGCGGCCACTGCTTCGAGAACTTCGTCGACGACCCGTCCGTCCGCGTACTGATCGACACCTCACCCATGCGCGCGGTCCGCTACGACACCGCCCGCCGCGCGTTCGCCGTCGAGCCCGGCGCCCTGCTCGGCGAGGTCTACCGCGCCCTCTTCCTCGGCTGGGGGGTCTCCATCCCGGCCGGCGCGACCGCGGAGGTCGGGGTCGGCGGGCACGTCCTCGGCGGCGGCTACGGCACGCTCTCGCGGCGGTACGGGCTGTCCGTCGACCACCTGTACGCCGTCGAGGTCGTCGTGGTCGACCGGTCGGGCCGGGCCCGCAGCGTGGTGGCCACCCGCGACCCCAAGGACCCGAACCACGACCTGTGGTGGGCGCACACCGGCGGCGGAGGCGGCAACTTCGGCATCGTCACCTGCTACTGGTTCCGCGACCCGGCCGCCGAGGGCGACGACCCCGCCCGGCTGCTGCCCAAGGCCCCGGCGTCCGTCCTCAGCTTCATCGCGACCTGGAACTGGAAGGACCTCGACGAGCGCGCGTTCGCCCGCCTGGTGCGCAACCACAACACCTGGTACCAGCACAACAGCGCCCCGGACAGCTCGTACGCCGACCTGTTCAGCGTGCTCATGCTCAACACCCGCAACACCGGCACCCTCACCCTGGTGGGCCACCTGGACGCCACCACGCCGGACACCGAGCGGCGGATGCGCGCCTACGTGGACGCCGTCGGACGCGGCACGGGCGCCAAGCCGGACATCCGGCACCACGTCCGTCCCTGGCTGGAGGCGGTCGCCCTCGTCCAGGAGAGCGAGCCGGCCCCGTTCAAGGTCAAGTGCGGCTACCTGCGCAAGGGCTACACGGACCGGCAGATCACCGCGCTCCACCGGCACCTGGCGGGCCCGGCGTCGGAGAACATCTCCGGGTCGCTGTGGCTGGTCTCGTACGGCGGAAAGGTCAACACCGTCGCACCGGACGCGACCGCCGTGGCCCAGCGCGACTCGATCCTCAAGGCGATCTACATGACCGGCTGGGAGGGCGAGGAGGCGGCCGGGGCGAAGCCGCTGGCCTGGCTCCGCGCCTTCTACCGCGACGTGTACGCGGACACCGGCGGCGTGCCCGTACCGGGCGAGGTCAGCGACGGCTCCTTCATCAACTACCCGGACCGTGACCTGGCCGACCCGCACCAGAACACCTCCGGCGTGCCGTGGCACACCATCTACTACAAGGACAACTACCCGCGACTGCAACGCGTCAAGGCTCGCTGGGACCCGCGGAACGAATTCCGGCACGGGCTGTCGGTGCGGTTGCCGGGGTGA
- a CDS encoding chitinase, translating into MPHPLMSRTPRSRHRRWIGTAFTGLAAAALAVTGTAAGASAAPHAAASGAATGAAADVNNAKNPGFESGLSGWTCSAGAGSTVSSPVHGGTSALKATPSGTDQAKCSQTVAVKPNSTYTLSAYVQGSYVYLGASGTGTTDVSTWAPGATTWQQLKTTFTTGPSTTSVTVYTHGWYGQAAYFADDISVFGPDGGGNGDPGDPVPDAPTGLTAGAVTSSSVALSWNPAKYATGYHVYRDGAKVQAVTGTSATVTGLSPSTAYRFQVAATNAAGESAKSAEVTATTSPGGGNPGPSVPKHAVTGYWQNFNNGATVQKISEVSDQYDIIAVSFADATTTPGAITFNLDSAGLGGYTVAQFKADIKAKQAAGKNVILSVGGEKGTISVNDAASANNFANSAYALMQEYGFNGVDIDLENGINPTYMSQALRSLSQKAGSKLVITMAPQTIDMQSTQGGYFKTALNIKDILTVVNMQYYNSGSMLGCDGKVYSQGTVDFLTALACIQLEGGLDPSQVGIGVPASPRAAGGGYVSPSVVNSALDCLTKGTGCGSFKPAKTYPSLRGAMTWSTNWDAASGSAWSNGVGPHVHNLP; encoded by the coding sequence ATGCCGCACCCCCTCATGTCCCGCACCCCCCGCTCCCGGCACAGACGGTGGATCGGTACCGCCTTCACCGGGCTGGCGGCCGCCGCCCTCGCCGTCACCGGCACCGCGGCCGGCGCCTCGGCGGCCCCCCACGCCGCCGCCTCCGGTGCCGCCACCGGAGCCGCCGCCGACGTCAACAACGCGAAGAACCCCGGGTTCGAGTCCGGGCTCTCCGGATGGACGTGTTCGGCGGGCGCCGGTTCCACCGTGTCCTCCCCCGTGCACGGCGGCACCTCGGCCCTGAAGGCCACGCCCTCCGGCACGGACCAGGCCAAGTGCTCGCAGACCGTGGCGGTCAAGCCCAACTCGACGTACACGCTCAGCGCGTACGTCCAGGGCTCGTACGTCTACCTCGGCGCGAGCGGCACCGGCACCACCGACGTGTCCACCTGGGCCCCCGGCGCCACCACTTGGCAGCAGCTGAAGACCACCTTCACCACCGGCCCCTCCACCACCTCCGTCACCGTCTACACCCACGGCTGGTACGGGCAGGCCGCCTACTTCGCCGACGACATCAGCGTCTTCGGGCCGGACGGCGGGGGCAACGGCGACCCGGGCGACCCGGTCCCCGACGCGCCCACCGGGCTGACCGCGGGCGCCGTCACCTCGTCCTCCGTGGCGCTGTCCTGGAACCCGGCCAAGTACGCCACCGGCTACCACGTCTACCGCGACGGCGCCAAGGTCCAGGCGGTCACCGGCACCTCGGCCACCGTGACCGGCCTGAGCCCCTCCACCGCGTACCGCTTCCAGGTCGCCGCGACCAACGCGGCGGGCGAGTCGGCCAAGTCCGCCGAGGTCACCGCCACCACGTCCCCGGGCGGCGGCAATCCCGGCCCCTCGGTACCGAAGCACGCGGTCACCGGCTACTGGCAGAACTTCAACAACGGCGCGACCGTACAGAAGATCAGCGAGGTGTCCGACCAGTACGACATCATCGCGGTCTCCTTCGCCGACGCCACCACCACACCCGGCGCGATCACCTTCAACCTCGACTCGGCGGGTCTGGGCGGCTACACGGTCGCGCAGTTCAAGGCCGACATCAAGGCGAAGCAGGCGGCCGGCAAGAACGTCATCCTGTCCGTCGGCGGCGAGAAGGGCACCATCTCCGTCAACGACGCCGCCTCCGCGAACAACTTCGCCAACAGCGCGTACGCGCTCATGCAGGAGTACGGCTTCAACGGCGTCGACATCGACCTCGAAAACGGCATCAACCCGACCTACATGTCGCAGGCCCTGCGCTCGCTGTCCCAGAAGGCGGGCAGCAAGCTGGTCATCACCATGGCCCCGCAGACCATCGACATGCAGTCCACCCAGGGCGGCTACTTCAAGACCGCGCTGAACATCAAGGACATCCTCACCGTCGTCAACATGCAGTACTACAACAGCGGTTCGATGCTCGGCTGCGACGGCAAGGTCTACTCGCAGGGCACGGTGGACTTCCTCACCGCGCTGGCCTGCATCCAGCTCGAAGGCGGCCTCGACCCGTCCCAGGTGGGCATCGGTGTCCCGGCCTCGCCCCGGGCCGCGGGTGGCGGTTACGTGTCTCCCAGCGTCGTCAACAGCGCGCTGGACTGCCTCACCAAGGGCACCGGCTGCGGCTCCTTCAAGCCCGCCAAGACCTACCCGTCCCTGCGCGGCGCCATGACCTGGTCCACCAACTGGGACGCGGCGTCCGGCAGCGCCTGGTCGAACGGCGTGGGCCCGCACGTCCACAACCTGCCGTAA
- a CDS encoding putative bifunctional diguanylate cyclase/phosphodiesterase, whose protein sequence is MKPTDSAAPASRLGRLVAPALPAAVVLAAGGALAVGVVRTLGAGRALFPEGAVGWALAILTGVIVGHLVALGRDRWWGGTGSGAALALAVLLLYGWVPAVLVSVAVVVLVGAARRHRWRQALLHGAVDVLGIGAAALGLAAFHVVPTIEHPWQPAAWDLSVLPDILVAALAYLLVTRSLLWFTMAPRSGGLPTIARTALARQALVGVALLGISPLIVVAAVHAPFLLPMFAVPLIALDSTLWIARARAEEQLRDPLTGLPNRQWLLERTWTALDDAERIGARSALVLIDLDRFRSVNDTLGHLAGDRLLLQIADRLRHALPRGAEAARLGGDEFAVLLPTADSLTSAQRVARNLVAALGSPLDLDGLTLVLEASAGVAVFPDHALDAEGLLRRADVAMYQAKRDRSGVEVYEAKRDGNTPDRLGLLGDLRRALDAGDVELHYQPKVGFDGHVAGLEALVRWVHPERGRVPPDEFIAIAESSGLMPRLTEYVLETALAQVARWRASGLEVPVAVNVSPRDVHTPGFAGAVAARLARHQVPPGSLQLEITEHVLLEDPQRAADTLAGLTGHGVKMSLDDFGTGYSSLVHLRRLPVSELKIDRSFVARLAVDNEDAEIVRCTLDLAHSLGLLVVAEGVEDDETWERLRDLGCDAVQGWLVAAAMPPDETTAWLRARGERGWQRETERSVTEPQHERAAAVEEADQRVT, encoded by the coding sequence ATGAAACCGACCGACAGCGCCGCTCCGGCGTCGCGGCTTGGCCGGCTCGTCGCGCCCGCGCTGCCCGCGGCCGTCGTGCTGGCGGCGGGCGGCGCGCTCGCGGTGGGAGTGGTCCGGACGCTCGGCGCCGGCCGGGCGCTCTTCCCGGAAGGCGCCGTCGGCTGGGCCCTGGCCATCTTGACCGGGGTGATCGTGGGCCATCTGGTCGCGCTCGGCCGCGACCGCTGGTGGGGCGGCACCGGATCGGGTGCCGCCCTGGCCCTCGCCGTCCTGCTGCTGTACGGCTGGGTGCCCGCCGTCCTGGTGAGCGTGGCCGTCGTCGTCCTGGTCGGCGCGGCCCGCCGGCACCGCTGGCGACAGGCCCTGCTGCACGGCGCGGTGGACGTCCTCGGCATCGGCGCCGCGGCGCTGGGCCTCGCCGCCTTCCACGTCGTCCCGACCATCGAGCACCCGTGGCAGCCCGCGGCCTGGGACCTGTCCGTCCTGCCGGACATCCTGGTAGCGGCCCTCGCCTACCTCCTCGTCACCCGTTCCCTGCTGTGGTTCACGATGGCGCCGCGCAGCGGCGGCCTGCCCACCATCGCCCGCACGGCGCTGGCCCGGCAGGCCCTGGTCGGCGTGGCGCTGCTGGGCATCTCGCCGCTGATCGTGGTCGCCGCCGTGCACGCCCCGTTCCTGCTGCCGATGTTCGCCGTCCCGCTGATCGCCCTGGACTCCACCCTGTGGATCGCCCGCGCCCGCGCCGAGGAGCAGCTGCGCGACCCGCTGACCGGCCTGCCCAACCGGCAGTGGCTGCTGGAGCGCACCTGGACCGCGCTGGACGACGCCGAGCGCATCGGCGCCCGTTCCGCCCTGGTCCTGATCGACCTCGACCGCTTCCGTTCGGTGAACGACACCCTCGGCCACCTGGCCGGCGACCGGCTGCTGCTCCAGATAGCCGACCGGCTGCGGCACGCGCTGCCGCGCGGCGCGGAGGCCGCCCGCCTCGGCGGCGACGAGTTCGCGGTGCTGCTGCCCACCGCCGACTCCCTGACCAGCGCCCAGCGGGTGGCCCGCAACCTGGTCGCGGCCCTCGGCTCGCCGCTCGACCTGGACGGACTCACCCTCGTGCTGGAGGCCAGCGCCGGGGTCGCCGTCTTCCCCGACCACGCCCTGGACGCCGAGGGACTGCTGCGCCGGGCCGACGTGGCCATGTACCAGGCCAAGCGGGACCGCAGCGGCGTCGAGGTCTACGAGGCCAAGCGCGACGGCAACACCCCGGACCGGCTGGGCCTGTTGGGCGACCTGCGCCGCGCGCTCGACGCCGGTGACGTGGAGCTGCACTACCAGCCCAAGGTGGGCTTCGACGGGCATGTGGCCGGGCTGGAGGCACTGGTCCGGTGGGTCCATCCGGAGCGCGGCAGGGTTCCGCCGGACGAGTTCATCGCCATCGCCGAGTCCTCCGGGCTGATGCCGCGCCTGACCGAGTACGTGCTGGAGACCGCGCTCGCCCAGGTGGCCCGGTGGCGCGCCTCCGGCCTGGAGGTGCCGGTCGCGGTCAACGTCTCACCCCGCGACGTGCACACCCCCGGCTTCGCCGGCGCGGTGGCCGCCCGGCTGGCCCGCCATCAAGTACCGCCCGGTTCGCTCCAGTTGGAGATAACGGAACATGTGCTGCTGGAGGACCCGCAGCGGGCCGCCGACACCCTGGCCGGGCTGACCGGGCACGGCGTCAAGATGTCCCTGGACGACTTCGGCACCGGCTATTCGTCCCTCGTCCACCTGCGCCGCCTCCCGGTCAGCGAGCTGAAGATCGACCGCAGCTTCGTCGCCCGGCTGGCGGTGGACAACGAGGACGCCGAGATCGTCCGCTGCACCCTGGACCTGGCCCACTCGCTGGGCCTGCTGGTGGTCGCCGAGGGCGTCGAGGACGACGAGACCTGGGAGCGGCTGCGCGACCTGGGCTGCGACGCGGTGCAGGGCTGGCTGGTCGCCGCCGCGATGCCGCCGGACGAGACCACCGCCTGGCTGCGGGCCCGCGGCGAGCGCGGCTGGCAGCGCGAGACGGAGCGGTCCGTCACGGAGCCCCAGCACGAGCGCGCCGCGGCGGTCGAGGAAGCCGACCAGCGGGTGACCTGA